The following is a genomic window from Microtus pennsylvanicus isolate mMicPen1 chromosome 3, mMicPen1.hap1, whole genome shotgun sequence.
TCACCTTTGGCTCCCAAAAGGCTCAATTCTGTCTTATAATGTCTTAACATGCTTTTAGTCTCTCTCACATCCCCCCAGAATCTCCACAGTTGCAGCACTGTTCAAGTCCAAATTATCCTCCAAACCTCCGTGCACATGTGGGTCCctgcaaaaatcaaaaacaagccACATGCTTCCAGATTTGATAGCACAGACTAAACATTCCCGTTTCAGTAGACAGCGTTGGGGAATGGAGAGGACggaaccaaagcaagactgaaacttCTTAGCGAAAACACGAGGTACAAGGTGTCATGATGTTAACCCAGCACCCTTGGGCCTATGACATTGTCCTCTCTGTTGGCCGTCTCTGCTCACTGCCTGCTGCCTTCTTCAGCAGACATCCCATCTTCCTGCGTCTTTGGCTTCACCATCACGGTTTCATACATCACCCTCCTGGTAAAATCACTTGGGTTTTTTCTGGGAATCCCTTGCCTGTAGGAATTCCATACCTGTCTGTCTAGTCACCTAGGCCTTCCTTTGTACTTTAGGCTTAAGCCTCCATGATCCAATAGTTCTTGTATCCTGCATGCCTGCAAAACCAGCATGGTGGGTCATGCtagatttccttccttctccagcgATAGCCGGAGCACCTCGAGTCATGGCTGAAGTGGCCTGTGAGTGCCTTGATGATTGAAAACAGAGAAGATTTCCTAGGTACCTGGCGCAGGCAGTGTGTCCTGGAGTTGGCTTCTTGGGACAGAGTCTTTCAAATAAGTGAAAACCTTCACACTCTGGAGCCAGTTCCTGAGGTGCTCTCATGGCATCTTTCTAGTTGTCCTGATGTCCCTCATAATGGCGCTAACCTAGtgtttctcagtctgtgggtcGTGATCCTTTGGGGGATCGAACGGCCTTTTGACAGGGGTCATgaatcagatagcctgcatatcagctATTTGCGTTACCATCCATAACGGCAGCAAAatcatagttatgaagtagcaatggaaataactttatggttggggtctccacaccatgaggaactatTTTTTTAgagggtcccagcattaggaaggttgaggaccactgctccgATCTCTTTAGAGGCCTCACTGTTTATGGCTTCTGTAtctgttacttttctcattgctctgGCAACCCTGACAAAAGCATCTTAAGGAAAGGGTTTGTTACCGCTCGACACGGTTCGTGGTGGTGGAGAAGGCTGGGTGGCAGGACTGAGGGGCAGTCTTCTTAAGTGTCTGGCTCTTCCTGCTCTGTATTTGCTCCCAGACCTCACTGTGAATCTGGCCGAAGAGCCAAACTTAGCCACAGCCTGAACACTGGGCTGCCCTGAGAATTCATTCCTTCATTAATGAATGAAATTAATTCATTCTTCATCTTTAAATTCAACCTCTGTAAAGTCTCAGGATGTGGACAAAATATGCACAGCTTCCGTACCAATGGGTAACACAAATGGCCTCGGTTCGGTTCCCACGAGACATTGTTTCTGCCTGGAACGGGATGAGATAGATGTCTTTGCTGTTGGCGTTCCTCTCGGCAGCCTGGTCTCCTAAGGTCTCAGAATCATCCATACAGCTGCACTTACAGAATTCTAGGATTTCTCTGGCTGGCTTCTCCAAACTTTGCTGAATTCTTCCTGCAAATTAGTTCTGCGAGCTTCTATACCACGTGATCAGATACAGGCACAGCGCCAGCCACACCTCAGCGCCAGTTTTCTGTGATTGTCAGCTCTCTGTGCTGTGACAAAATGTGACAGAATGCCCTAAAGAAGAAAGGATTTCCTTCCCTTGCGCTTGCAGAGGTTTCTCTAGTTGTCATGGCAAAGAGGGTGTGGCCCAGCACAGCAACTCCCATCATGGTGATGGCAGCCaggaaggtgggggagagaaTGTGCCTACAGTTGGCagctttcccttttcctccttgtATTCTATCTGGATTGCCAGCCTATGGaaaggtgctgcccacatttagggtgggccGTCTACCCCTGGTTAGTGCTTTCTGGAAACGTCCTGGCAGATATACCTAGAAGTGAGCTTTACTGATCACATAGGTGCGTCTTAAATTGACAGTGACGATGAACTGTCTGTCACCAAGAGGAAGTCATGGGTAGGTAAGACAGAACATGGTAGCATCCTGTCTTCTCATTTGTCCTGGAGAAGTCCTGAGCCAGGATGCCCCCAGGCTAAGGAAGAAGAAGGCACACACCTGTCCTCTGTCAGCTGCAGGAGTCAGATGGGGCAAAGCtcagccttcctcttcccacactTAGGGCCATCTAAGCTCCCCAAAGTCCCTGGGGCCCGAATGACCCTACTGTGTCCAGTTCCTCCGCCTCCTGGGAAATTGCCGTCTTTGCAGCAAGGGATACTAACTGGGATAAATGTTAGCAATAATGTTTCTATGCCCAGGGAAAACACTGGTGTGTCCAAGAGAAATAATTCCCTGTGGGATGCCTGGAGAACAAAGCCAAGAGTCCCAGATCTGAGCTTTTAGCATATCGTCTTTCAGATTCTCATCATACCACCCGAATGGGAGGTGTTGTATCCCATCTTACAGAGGAGGAAAGTAGAGTCCAGGAGAGGCCTGAGATACAGAGGGATGTGTTTCAGTGATGTCTGGCTCCACAGTTTGGATGGATCAGctctcttttcccccttctttgcCATTTATTTTCCCATGGCGACAACATACCACCATCTTCAAATAGTTGTCCCTGGGTGACCCCGCCGAACACTTGCTCTGTGTCTTGCTTCCCAAACCTGGTTCcattttaagatgtttttttttaaagctccagATAACTGGAGATGCAAACCCAAGAGCCACCTGCTAAGTGTGTATGACCCCATGTCTCAGCACTCCAGTTTCTTGGGTTCAGTTCCTCTTGCGACAGCTATTTCCAGCGGTTACTCTGGTGCCAAGAACAGACTCCGAGAGCAGAGTTCCTTGGTTTGACTTGTGGCTCAGTCACTTATTACCTGTGAGACTGGCTAATCACTGGCTTCTTTAAGATTTAGAGGAACGGGGAAACCTTAATCATGGAGGACAGTGTCTGCCATATCTCATATACTTGGAAAGTACCAGATATGAAGTACCATTAATTATTATGCGCATGAATTATGTGGTCGGGCCTTACAAAGGGCCCTTCCAAGGCCAAGGTATAAATGAAGGGACGAGTAGCTGACTGTTGATGCTTCTGTCATAACTTGTGCCCTTTGCTTCCTTCCAGGAGCTTGGGCCCCTGCCACAGCCCAGCAGAGGCTGTAGAGATCAACCATCAGGAAGCCTGGTTCCCAGCCCCGGGGTCCATCCCTGGCTGTGGGGAGTGGAGGCTCCCACGAGGTAGCAGTGGCCCGAAGTGGTCCCCTCCCCATAGTGAGCCATGGGTCAGAAGCTCTCGGGGAGCCTCAAGTCTGTGGAGGTGCGAGAGCCAGCTCTTCGGCCTGCCAAGCGGGAGCTTCGAGGCTCAGAGCCCGGGCGGCCAGCGCGGCTAGACCAGCTGCTGGACATGCCTGCGGCAGGGCTGGCTGTGCAGCTGAGACATGCCTGGAATCCCGAGGACCGCTCGCTTAATGTCTTCGTCAAGGATGATGACCGCCTCACCTTCCACCGCCACCCGGTGGCCCAAAGCACTGATGGCATCCGCGGCAAGGTGGGCCATGCCCGGGGCCTGCACGCATGGCAGATCCACTGGCCGGCTAGGCAGCGGGGTACCCATGCTGTGGTGGGCGTGGCCACGTCCCGTGCCCCTTTGCACTCAGTGGGTTACACCGCACTGGTGGGCAGCGACTCCGAGTCGTGGGGCTGGGACTTGGGCCGCAGCCGCCTCTACCACGATGGCAAGAACCGACCTGGGGTGGCATACCCTGCTTTCTTGGGGCCGGATGAGGCCTTCGCTCTGCCAGATTCCTTACTGGTCGTGCTGGACATGGACGAGGGCACGCTCAGCTTCATCGTGGACGGCCAGTACCTGGGCGTGGCCTTCCGTGGCCTCAAGGGCAAGAAACTGTATCCTGTTGTGAGTGCCGTGTGGGGCCACTGCGAAGTCACCATGCGCTACATCAATGGCCTTGACCGTAAGTGTGCTGGCCTAGGTGGCAAGGGGTGCAGAGGCCTCCTGCCCCAGAAGAGTTGGGGAGCGGGTAAGCAGTGCAGGGAGAGCTGCAGTTGGGGAACCCTGCCGTTTTTAGCAGTGATCAGGGCATGGTTTTAAATTTTGACTTTGTCTAAGGCTTTGCAGCTTGCAGGCTCTGCCTCGTTTACCCAAATTTAAATGGCACAGTGGTCATGATTAAACTCAGGGCACTCAGGAGGGTCACATGGCCATATTCCAACTCGGAGGGGTGGTGGTGTCACATGGCCATACTCTAGCTCAGGGCACTCAGGAGGTCACCTAGAATCATATGTGTGCTTATAATAGTAAATGCACTTGATAAGGGCTGTCTGTGAGTGCTAAAGAGATTTATGGAATGACCCAACCTAGTCCCGGCTGGAGAGCATCACCACTGCCGGGCCCCTGGGTGGGAGTCCAGCTGTCAGACAAGAAGTAGTGTTAGCAACTGTTACTTATTGCCGCCTCCTGGATGCAGTTTTGAACACCCAGATCCCAGCCCCTTCTGGCAGCTGTCAAAGGAGGTAAAATGCTCTCCCCTCCAGTGGATTGTGGCCGTGTGGAAATGAAGCCCTGGACTATGGAATTGGCCCATTTTCCAGACAACCAGAAATCTAGATCCCGACAACTGCTAACGATCTGGTTGAAGTGAAGCTCCTCTGTGGGCTGTAGGTCTCACCCTCGCAGCACCAAGGCCTCCTTTATTCACAATGCATAACCTGTCAGGCAGTTGAAAAGTTAATTAATGCCGGGTGGCGGTGGGCGGCAGTGCAGGCCTTtacttaatcctagcactcgggaggaaggGTAACCTCTAGGAAAAGTACACACGGCTATGTGGCCCATCTTGAATCCCAGAGCTTTGTTGGGCTTGCTCACACATACCGGCTATTGTGGTTTAAACATGAAGTGTCCCCtacaggctcatatgtttgaaccCTCATCCCCTtcaggaagtgggaggaaggaagttGATCATagggtggtggggggaggggatcttgaagggtttctttttttttttttttttttttttgaaacagtgtttccctgtgtagctgtgctgtcctggaactcactctgtagaccaggctgggcttgaactcacagagatcctcctgcctctgcctcttgagggctggcattaaaggcgtgtgccacaaccacTAGGCAGatcttgaggttttttttgttttttgtttttttgatttttcgagacagggtttctccgtggcttttggttcctatcctggaactagctcttgtagaccaggctggccttgaactcacagagatcctcctgcctctgcctccccgagtgctgggattaaaggcgtgcaccaccaccgcccggcagatcTTGAGTTTTTATAACCTGGCTTCACTTTATGTCAGcgctctgtttcctgactgcataTGTCTTGgaaccagctgcctcctgctcctgccgcTTGCTATGCTTTCCTTCTCATGGGGACCACATACTTTGTGAGGCCTAAGCCAAGATGAATTTGCCCTGAAGTTCCTTTGAAGTTCCTTCTTGTCAGGGGTTaggtcacagcagtgagaaaagtgACAGTGTGCTGGTCTCCCAGCAACCATCTGAAGATGTCTTCCCTACCAAATCTTACAGAAATGAGCATTTGCAGCCCCAATTCCAGGGTTCATTCTAAATGAGAGGTATAGTTGCCAGCTAGTGTGGCTGATTTTGTATACCTTTTtttgaaagtcagaaaaaaaaaaccaagaaaacaaaaaagctaaaGCACAGAACTCCGAACCATGAGCAGGGTCCTCCTAGGTCTGTTGGCCTCTGAGATCAACCATTTTCCCATGTTCCCCTCTTCAATTGACAACCCAAGAGTAACATTCCAGAAAAGGAACCACGGGCAAGGTTTGACTCGTGTGTTTGCTTGAGCAAAATGTGGGCTGGTGGTTTGAGGGTGGCAGGCCAACACAAAAGTGGCCGGAGCTCCCAACTCCGGGATAATTGGCAACATTTTTACTGGCATCTGTTTCTGTGGTTGTTGGACTAAGGTTAACGGTGGAATGATGCTCCGTTTTCTGTTGACCTGTAAAGCCCTGGAGCAGATGAGTCTGCTCCGAGCATGGTGATCATCGTGGTGCTTTGTAGGAAGGGTCCGGAATCCTCTTAGGTAGACATGCCGATGCAAACCCTAGGGATGAGGAGAGAATGGTACCAGTGAGCTCCCTGGTCCAGCTGGGAAGTTTACTGCTGGAATTAATTTGTGCTTGTGCTCTGGAGGGTGTGTCCCGGTCCTCTGGACATCCCCAGCACAGTGGTTCTGTCTCTAGTGCGACACTCAAACTCCCTGACATCCACTctattcatctgtaaaatgggacatGGGATCCCTTTCTTAGTTTGAGGGTTGGCACCAAATGTCTGAAATTGACAGCAGGGGGAGCTATGAAAGCctaaaaaagaatatttccttTCGGTTATTGACCACTCCGGCCTATTGATTGGTATTCAACAACAAAACTAAGTCACTAACATATTGTCCCTGTGGCTCCCTTGTGGCTGTTAGAGTCGGGGATCTCCTGCGTTATTGAAGGGGGCTGGGTGGGAAAGACAGTTGTGTCTGACGCATTTTGACCTCCTGGGTCTTTTGGATGGTTTTATCTTCTCCTCCAGTGGCTGGGGTTTTTCAGGTCAGCAGAATCCGGAACAGGGTTCAGGGAGGTGAAGGCGATTACAGGGTAGGGGCTATGATAGTGAAGTAGGCTGTCATGATGCGAGCCTGTAGCATCTCCTATGTGATGACCAGGTGAGTTTTCCTGGCATTGTGCTAGACTGCCCTCCAGACAAGACTGGCATCCTCTACCTTGGGTAGAGGTATGATGGCAGAGAGGGAAGCTTATCTTGGGACAAGCCTTGATTATGTGGTAGCCTGTGTAAAAGTGGGGTCCAAGGGCTGGGAGGTGATTGGGAAAGAGCTATGTTGTATATATAGAGGGTGATCCGGGCCAGATTCCACCACGCATTCCCATGGAGGAAAATGGTTTGACCCCAGAGTCCCTTGGTTGGGAAGGTAGTCCCACGTGAAGATCTATGGGTTGAAAGAATTCTGAGCCTTCATTAATTGTGGACGTGGTAACTTGACTGGGGTATCAGGATTGGAATGAAAGCATAACTGGGAATAAAAGGGCTGCCCCTTGGGGTTACTCCTTCCTCAAAGCCTCAGTGTCCCCTCTTCAGTTTGGGGTGATCAGACACACCAGCACTAAGCAGATACCTAGTAGTTGGAGTCCATTGCTGCAATTAACCAGCTGAGCCGAGGAGGTTCTGGGGGTCACAGATGAAATACAGAGTAGCCTCTGTAAAGCATTTTCCTCTAATGCAGTGGGAGTTGTTAATGGATAACTCCTTTTCAATTTATGATTTTTATGACTGTAAAAGCAAGCCTTACAAGGTCTTACGACACTGAACCCTGAAGCACATGTTGGACGGCACAAGAGCTCCTGGCAGTGCAATTTCCTCTTGCAAATGCACGATGCCCTGGAACCTCTCATGGGTAGAATTGTTCTTTCACTACACCGCAGAATGATATGGCTTAGCGTCTTGGGTTTTCCTGCAAAGACCTGGAGGACGCTCAAAGGTCTGTAACTGAGACAGCTGAGGCGTGTGTAGCTGAGGTGTACACAGACCAAGCCAGGCACATGACTAGGCTGTGTGAGTTGTCCAGACCCAACCTAGTAATACCAGTAATACTACTAGCTAGACGTATCTCATCCTGCTGGGCTCTTTTCTAAGCCCTTCATAAAGGTAATCATTCAAGTACTCTTTAAGTGAATATATGGATAATCATCTTTGA
Proteins encoded in this region:
- the Spsb4 gene encoding SPRY domain-containing SOCS box protein 4, producing the protein MGQKLSGSLKSVEVREPALRPAKRELRGSEPGRPARLDQLLDMPAAGLAVQLRHAWNPEDRSLNVFVKDDDRLTFHRHPVAQSTDGIRGKVGHARGLHAWQIHWPARQRGTHAVVGVATSRAPLHSVGYTALVGSDSESWGWDLGRSRLYHDGKNRPGVAYPAFLGPDEAFALPDSLLVVLDMDEGTLSFIVDGQYLGVAFRGLKGKKLYPVVSAVWGHCEVTMRYINGLDPEPLPLMDLCRRSIRSALGRQRLRDIDSLPLPQSLKNYLQYQ